A stretch of DNA from Candidatus Liberimonas magnetica:
ATTGCTTCGCCTCTGGCTCGCAATGACAAACCTCACTTAACGAAGTAGTGCTATATATTGCAACAAAAAGCTAATCTGACTTAACAAAATGGTGTTAGTTTATGATTATATCTAAAGATAAAAACATCATAAAAGCTGCTGAGCTGCTTAAAAAAAGCAGGAGCGCGCTTTTTATTACAGGGGCGGGGATATCGGCTGAATCGGGGCTTCCTACTTATAGAGGGGTAGGCGGGCTTTATAAAGAGAAGGTAACTGAAGACGGGATACCCATTGAGATGGCACTTGCCGGGGAGACGCTTGAAACCAGGCCTGAGATAACATGGAAATACCTTTCGCAGATAGAGAAAAACTGCCGCAAGGCAAAGTATAACAAGGCGCATGAGATAATCGCCAAGATGCAGGAACATTTTGAAAGAGTATGGGTGCTGACGCAGAACATAGACGGATTCCATAAGGATGCGGGTTCAAAAAACATAATAGACATACACGGGGATATCCACAAGATACTCTGCCCGAAATGCGGGTGGAGAAAAACAATTCAAAGTTTTGATGAGATAAAGATCCCGCCCGCCTGCCCGTTGTGCAAGAATACAGCAAGGCCTGATGTCGTGTTTTTCGGCGAGATGCTTCCATACGAGAAGGTGCAGGTTTTAGATGAAGAACTTAACAAGGGATTTGACATATATTTTTCAGTCGGGACCACAAGCGTATTTCCTTATATCCAGGAGCCGGTACACCTGGCAAAAAGAAGCGGCAAGCCGAGTATCGAGATCAATCCGGACCAGACAGAAGTATCAGATATAGTTGATATAAGGTTTCCTATGGGCGCTGTAGATGCTTTAAGCGCTATCTGGGAAAAAATTGAATAAATTATAAGCCTGCTGTCGAATTCTTCTTTCTGTCATTGCGAGCGTTAGCGAAGCAATCTCAAAAATATATTATCGTCGTAAAGTAGATTGCCACGTCGTCCTTTGGACTCCTCGCAATGACACTTTAGGAGTTCGGCAACAGGCTCTTATATAAATCAGCAGAGGAGCTCCATTGGAATATTTGATAATATGTATTGTAGCGATTTTTTCATCCGGTTTGACATTGTTCACCGGGTTCGGCCTGGGAACCATACTTACTCCCGTGTTTGCGATATTTTTTCCTGTACCTTTAGCAGTAGCTGCTACAGCAGTGGTGCATCTTACCAATAATCTCTTTAAGATCCTGCTTGTAGGACGTTCTGCTAATAAAAGCGTCATTATACGTTTTGCGTTTCCCGCAGTTATAGCTGCGCTGTTCGGCGCATCTCTTCTTACATACACAGCATCACTTCCGGCAGTAACATCTTATTCTTTCGCAGGCAGGGTCTATGAAATTACTCCGGTTAATTTAATAATAGGTATGTTAATTGTCCTGTTTTCCATCTTTGAACTTGTCCCGAAATATGAAAACCTGACATTTGACACTAAATATATGGTTTTTGGCGGGTTATTGTCCGGTTTTTTCGGGGGATTATCAGGCAATCAGGGGGCATTCCGTTCGATGTTCCTTTTAAAGGCAGGCCTTGAAAAAGAGGAGTTCATCGGCACGAATGTAGTTTCAGCCGTGATAGTTGACATCGGAAGGTTAGCTGTCTATGGAGCAGGTTTTTATGCTGCCGGATTCAGCGCCGTGGCTGATACCGGAGGGCTTATTTTAGCTGCGGTTGTGTCTGCGTTCCTTGGAGCTTTTCTTGGGAAAAAGATATTGAATAAAATTACACTGCGTGCAGTAAATCTAATCGTCGGGATAATGCTCATCCTGCTCGGATTTGCCTTAAGTTTGGGAATTATATAAGAGTTTTTTACTATAGCTTTATTCCTGTGGCTGGGTTGCGTTGTAGGTGTATGAAGTAACTATACCTTTGTCATTGAACCTGACAACAAGGTCCTGCGTGCTTGCTTCTTCAAATAAACTGTAGAGATACCTGCCGTAAGTCCAAGTCCTTTTTCCGTCTTCTATACCTGTCCTCCAGGGCGAGCCGAACATCTCTTTTATATCGTCCTGAGAGGTTTTTCCTATCTGTATATTGGGGACCTGAGAAACATTGAACTCGCGGCCAACCGTAGCGCAGCCAGCAGAGAACACACAAAAAAATAAAACCATAATTATAAATAAATCTGTAAATGTCCAAAATTGTGACTTGCAAGATGTGCTTTTCATTATTTCACTCCTTATTTATTGTAAAACTATTATAATAAAATATTATTGATACCGTCAAGGGGAGGGAGAGGGAAATAGAGAATAATTGAAAAATATATGCTTTTTTGTTTTAATAATACAGCCATGAAAACAACAGAGCTAGGAAAGAATGCCCTCAAGCTTAATTTATTTCTTTTTGCCATTTTATGTTTTTCTAATGGCACAGTACCGGCATACGGAAACCGTAACAAACCCGGGCCGGAAAGAATAATGCAGGTTGCTTTTATTATGTCCGAGCCGTCAACCGGTTCCGATGAAGAAAAAATAGACCTTGAGAGCTTAAAGACACCCTTGTCCGTTCAAGGGATAAGGTTTACCGGCATACTTCCTAAAAAGATCAGCAAGAATGCCTTGGAGAAATTCGATATTATCATTCTGCCGAATATATCGGCAAAATATTTGAAACCTGATAAGCTAAATTCGATCAGGGCAGCAGTAAATTCCGGATCGAACATAGTTTTTGACGGAGAATCAGCTCTTGTTGAAAAGTTAGGTATTGAAATTGAAAAAAAACCTATAAATGTAGAAGAGATACGCGACCTCCAGTTCAAAGATATTCCTTTATATTGGAGAACACCCGCCAAAGTAAGGCCTGTCGTTAAATCGCCGAATAACGACCTTCAGGTCCTGTGTATCGAAGAAAGCTCAAAAGCCCCGCTCGTAGTATCCGGCAAATACGGGAAAGGAAAATTCATTTATTTTTCGCCCCTGTTCGACCCTGAATCGGGGAAAGGGTACTCGAGGTTCCCGTACCTTATAGAAATGCTTTCAAAGGTATTCGGGTATGAACGCCTGGCCCAGCGGAAAATAGCCGCCATGTATTATGACCCGGGCAACAGGGACTTTCAGGATATAGAAAACACTGTCAAGCTGTGGCGCAAGAACGGCGTGCATACGGTCTATGCAGGCGGATGGTACGGCCGGGAATTTGATTACGAGAAGTTAATAAGGTTTTGCCATCAAAACGGGATTTTAGTCTGCTGCTGGCTTGAGCTTCCCATGGCCGGCAAGGAATTTTGGGATGAACACCCCCAGTGGCGCGAAAAAACCGCGGTTTTAAAAGATGCAAAGATAGACTGGCGTTACCTTGTGAACCTTGCAAATGAAGATTGCAGGATAAAGGTTTTTAAAAACATAGAAGAGCTTCTTAACAAGTATGACTGGGACGGGGTAAATCTAAGTGAGCTTTATTTTGAATCTACTGAAGGCACAAAAGACCCGGACAGGTTTACTCCGATGAATGATGATATAAGGAGAGAATTTAAAGATGAATACGGTTTTGATCCTCTTGATATATTCGATAAGGATAGCGGGCATTACTGGAAGGCAAACAACAGCGACTGGGAAAAATTTGCGGATTTCCGCATAAGCCTTTGTAACCGCATAAAAGCTTATTGCCTGGAACTATTAGCTGAGATAAGGAAAAATAAAAAAGACTTTGAGATCATCATAACCGCTATGGACGCTTCATCAAGCCCTTTCCTTGAATATAATATAGCCGAGGATACGGATTACCTTTTAAAATTGCAGGAAAAATATGACCTTACGCTTCAGGTACAGGATGAATGGATGTTCTGGAACGGGAAACCGGAAAGGTATTTTTTTCTAGGGAATTATTACAGGCAGTATGTCAGCGAGCCCCACAGATTCGAGCTCGATTTTAATGTGGTTGAATGCCATGAAAAAGGGGAAGGGGGCCTGCCAAGCCAGAAACCTTCGGGAGAGGAAGTGCGCCAGGTAGTTTATAACATGGGTTTAAATAATGCAAGGCCCGTATTCTATGCGGAAGACAGCATATACGAGCAGGATTTTGAGAATATAAATACCGTTCTTGCACGGGATGTATCGGTCCTTAAGAAGAGCAGCGCTAAATGGGAGATAAACACCCAGTACAAAGTTGAGATAAGAACAGCTAAGAAAGGCCAGACTATTTTGATGGACGGCAGGATCTGGCGCGCGGGTTACGAAGATGCTGTCGTAGTCCCCAGAGGCAGGCATACTTTAAGGTTCTTGCCACAACCTGCAAATCATGAATTGCTGGTAATTAAACCGAGACTTATTTATATCTCGGCTGAATTAATATCTGCTAATTTCTTTGACAACTCGGTCGAGCTTTCCTACGAAGAGTATTATTCTTCCTGCTATTTGATACTGAACAGAAAACCTGAGCAGGTATTCATCGACAATAAACTGGAATACTGCCCTGTCTATGAAGACAAAGAAGGCTCTTCTGTAAAATTACCGAGCGGTAACCATTCTGTTAAGATATTCCTGCCTAAGTAATGCCTGCGGTTTGCCGGTAAAAAACAATGTTAATTCAATTTAAAAAATAATCTTAAAATAATGTATTTTAGACGATATGTAAAGCGAAGGAGCATACTGTTTGTTCTTGTAATGAGAAGGAATATATTGTATAATTAAAACCGTAAAATGGAGCTGCAAAGGCTTGAATAAACCTGTCTATGAGACTTAAATTAAAATTTACCTTCCTTATAAGTTTGTTAATAGTTGTAACCGTTAGTTTTGTTACCGGTTTTATGTTCATTACCGAGACCAATTTCCTTGAAAATGAAATGGAAATAATCCGTTATGATATGATAAAAAGTTTTGCTAACGTCACAAAGGACTCCTTAGTCGGGAATGATAAGATTTCCTTACGGAATTATCTGCATCTTTTAAAGAATACAAAAGGTTTCAGCTATGCGATGGTCATGGACAATAAAAATGTCGTAATTATGCATACGGATTCATTCCTCGTAGGTACGATATTGAACGACCCTGTCTCTAATAGAGCCCAGAACACCGATAAGTTTCTAGCGCAGAAGTATACTATGGAAAACGGTTTCCCTATACTTGACCTTGCTTACCCTGTTGCCATAAGCAATGTAAGGATAGCTTTAGTGCGCATAGGGTTTAACCGCGACATGCTTGCAGGAAAGGTCACCGATGCCCTGGCGTCGATCCGCAGGCGTATTTTGGGTATAACTCTCCTGGGGCTGGTCGTGGGGCTTACAGGCACCTTTATCCTGACCGGTATGATGGTAGAGCCTATCAACATAATCGCAAAAGGGGCACAGATAATCGGCAAGGGGAATTTGAGCCACGTTATAAATATTTCCAGCGATGATGAGCTGGGAGACCTGGCCAAAGCATTTAACAGCATGAGCAATAAACTTAAAGAACTTGACCAGTTAAAGAGCGATTTCGTTTCAAGCGTTACCCATGAACTTCGCTCGCCTCTTCTTTCCTTAAGGATGTACATAGACCTTTTTTTAAAAGGCACTGCGGGTGCAGTGGCCGATAAACAGAAGGAATATTTAACAATAATGCACAACTGTGCGGAACGGCTGCATCATTTCATCGATGACCTGTTAGATATAGCCAAAATAGAACGCGGAAAGATGGAAGTAGTCCCTAAGGAAACAGACATAGTTCCTGCGATCAGGGATATCATACAGCTGTTTAAACCGCAGACCGACAATAAATCCATTAAATTAAAGACGGATAAAGTTGAGAATTTACCTTTGGTTAAAGCTGACCCTGAGCGGACAAAACAGGTATTGACGAATTTATTAAGCAATGCCGTGAAGTTTACTCCGGAAAACGGCACGATAACGGTCAGCGCTTGTGTAAATGATCCCTTAGGCCGGCTTGAAATATCAGTTATTGATACCGGGATAGGCGTACCAAAAGATAAGTTAGTCAGTATTTTCAACAAATTCGAACAGGTCAAAATAGCCAGGGATTATATTACAGGCCCGAAAGGGACCGGTCTCGGCCTTGCGATAATTAAAGGCCTTGTGGAAGCACAAGGCGGCGTACTATGGGTACAGAGCGAACTCAACGAGGGCAGCATTTTTACCTTCACTCTGCCTCTGGTAAATAATAGACAGTAATTAGTTGATAGTTCAGAGTTTAGAGAAAAACCAAAGACTCTAAACCTTAAACGCTAAGCTTATTTAGTGTTTAGGGTTTCTTCAAGGGTTTTCTGGCCGGAGAAATATTATGGCAAATGAAAAAATCTTGATTATAGATGACGATGCCTACATCCAAAATGCATGTTCCGATTTTTTGCGCTCCCAGGGTTATGCCGTTTCAGTTGCAGGTACGGGCGAAAAAGGAGTTGAACTTTTAAACGGATCAAGTTTTGAGCTTGTTATAACAGATTATAAGATGCCGGGAATGGACGGTTTGGAAGTTTTAAAGTACGTTAAAAAGAATTATCCCAAAACCGATGTGATCATCATAACTGCCTACGGCACGATCGAAAATGCGGTTAAAGCTATGAGCCAGGGGGCGTATGATTACCTTGCAAAAAACTTTACATTAGATGAACTGGAAA
This window harbors:
- a CDS encoding NAD-dependent deacylase; this translates as MIISKDKNIIKAAELLKKSRSALFITGAGISAESGLPTYRGVGGLYKEKVTEDGIPIEMALAGETLETRPEITWKYLSQIEKNCRKAKYNKAHEIIAKMQEHFERVWVLTQNIDGFHKDAGSKNIIDIHGDIHKILCPKCGWRKTIQSFDEIKIPPACPLCKNTARPDVVFFGEMLPYEKVQVLDEELNKGFDIYFSVGTTSVFPYIQEPVHLAKRSGKPSIEINPDQTEVSDIVDIRFPMGAVDALSAIWEKIE
- a CDS encoding TSUP family transporter, producing MEYLIICIVAIFSSGLTLFTGFGLGTILTPVFAIFFPVPLAVAATAVVHLTNNLFKILLVGRSANKSVIIRFAFPAVIAALFGASLLTYTASLPAVTSYSFAGRVYEITPVNLIIGMLIVLFSIFELVPKYENLTFDTKYMVFGGLLSGFFGGLSGNQGAFRSMFLLKAGLEKEEFIGTNVVSAVIVDIGRLAVYGAGFYAAGFSAVADTGGLILAAVVSAFLGAFLGKKILNKITLRAVNLIVGIMLILLGFALSLGII
- the bamE gene encoding outer membrane protein assembly factor BamE; this encodes MKSTSCKSQFWTFTDLFIIMVLFFCVFSAGCATVGREFNVSQVPNIQIGKTSQDDIKEMFGSPWRTGIEDGKRTWTYGRYLYSLFEEASTQDLVVRFNDKGIVTSYTYNATQPQE
- a CDS encoding family 10 glycosylhydrolase, encoding MKTTELGKNALKLNLFLFAILCFSNGTVPAYGNRNKPGPERIMQVAFIMSEPSTGSDEEKIDLESLKTPLSVQGIRFTGILPKKISKNALEKFDIIILPNISAKYLKPDKLNSIRAAVNSGSNIVFDGESALVEKLGIEIEKKPINVEEIRDLQFKDIPLYWRTPAKVRPVVKSPNNDLQVLCIEESSKAPLVVSGKYGKGKFIYFSPLFDPESGKGYSRFPYLIEMLSKVFGYERLAQRKIAAMYYDPGNRDFQDIENTVKLWRKNGVHTVYAGGWYGREFDYEKLIRFCHQNGILVCCWLELPMAGKEFWDEHPQWREKTAVLKDAKIDWRYLVNLANEDCRIKVFKNIEELLNKYDWDGVNLSELYFESTEGTKDPDRFTPMNDDIRREFKDEYGFDPLDIFDKDSGHYWKANNSDWEKFADFRISLCNRIKAYCLELLAEIRKNKKDFEIIITAMDASSSPFLEYNIAEDTDYLLKLQEKYDLTLQVQDEWMFWNGKPERYFFLGNYYRQYVSEPHRFELDFNVVECHEKGEGGLPSQKPSGEEVRQVVYNMGLNNARPVFYAEDSIYEQDFENINTVLARDVSVLKKSSAKWEINTQYKVEIRTAKKGQTILMDGRIWRAGYEDAVVVPRGRHTLRFLPQPANHELLVIKPRLIYISAELISANFFDNSVELSYEEYYSSCYLILNRKPEQVFIDNKLEYCPVYEDKEGSSVKLPSGNHSVKIFLPK
- a CDS encoding HAMP domain-containing protein produces the protein MRLKLKFTFLISLLIVVTVSFVTGFMFITETNFLENEMEIIRYDMIKSFANVTKDSLVGNDKISLRNYLHLLKNTKGFSYAMVMDNKNVVIMHTDSFLVGTILNDPVSNRAQNTDKFLAQKYTMENGFPILDLAYPVAISNVRIALVRIGFNRDMLAGKVTDALASIRRRILGITLLGLVVGLTGTFILTGMMVEPINIIAKGAQIIGKGNLSHVINISSDDELGDLAKAFNSMSNKLKELDQLKSDFVSSVTHELRSPLLSLRMYIDLFLKGTAGAVADKQKEYLTIMHNCAERLHHFIDDLLDIAKIERGKMEVVPKETDIVPAIRDIIQLFKPQTDNKSIKLKTDKVENLPLVKADPERTKQVLTNLLSNAVKFTPENGTITVSACVNDPLGRLEISVIDTGIGVPKDKLVSIFNKFEQVKIARDYITGPKGTGLGLAIIKGLVEAQGGVLWVQSELNEGSIFTFTLPLVNNRQ